In Patescibacteria group bacterium, a genomic segment contains:
- a CDS encoding rod shape-determining protein yields the protein MKNPLDIIFNRFSHDIGIDLGTANTLVYVKGAGIVIREPSVVAINKNTKAILAVGEEAKRMVGRTPSHIVAIRPLVDGVISDFEVTEQMLKYFLDKVHRDKFFLLPRPRVVVGIPYGVTEVERRAVEEGAINAGAREVYLIEEPIAAAIGARLPVQDASGTMVVDIGGGTTEVAVISLGGIVASRSLRVAGDELNEDIIQYARDQFNLLVGERTAEQIKIKIGSVVPLKDKLEARLRGRDLVSGLPKEIIVTADQMREAMKKSVRMIIDNIKSTMEETPPELLADIMDKGIILAGGGALLKGIDALIAEETHTIVHIADDPLTAVVRGTGIVLEDLDVLSGILLPAEFRLR from the coding sequence ATGAAAAATCCATTAGACATTATTTTTAATCGCTTCTCTCATGATATTGGCATTGATCTTGGCACTGCCAATACTTTGGTGTATGTGAAAGGTGCTGGCATTGTAATTCGTGAACCTTCGGTAGTTGCGATCAATAAAAATACTAAAGCAATACTGGCAGTCGGCGAAGAAGCGAAAAGGATGGTTGGCCGTACTCCATCGCATATTGTGGCGATTCGTCCGCTGGTTGATGGTGTTATTTCTGATTTCGAAGTGACGGAGCAAATGTTAAAATATTTTCTTGATAAGGTTCATCGCGATAAATTTTTTCTTCTACCGCGTCCACGAGTAGTTGTGGGTATCCCATATGGGGTGACTGAAGTTGAGCGAAGAGCTGTTGAAGAAGGAGCTATAAATGCGGGTGCGCGTGAAGTGTATCTGATTGAAGAGCCGATAGCGGCAGCAATTGGGGCAAGGCTTCCGGTACAAGATGCATCCGGCACAATGGTTGTAGATATCGGTGGCGGAACCACTGAAGTCGCAGTAATTTCGCTTGGCGGAATCGTTGCTTCACGTTCTCTTCGCGTAGCCGGAGACGAACTAAACGAAGATATTATTCAATATGCCCGCGATCAGTTTAATTTATTGGTCGGAGAACGCACAGCGGAACAGATAAAAATAAAAATCGGTTCAGTCGTGCCACTTAAAGATAAACTGGAAGCGCGCCTCAGGGGACGCGACTTGGTTTCTGGTCTGCCAAAAGAGATTATTGTAACTGCTGATCAAATGCGGGAAGCAATGAAAAAATCCGTTCGAATGATAATTGATAATATAAAATCAACTATGGAAGAAACCCCACCGGAACTTTTGGCTGATATAATGGATAAAGGTATTATCCTGGCTGGTGGTGGAGCGCTACTTAAGGGAATCGATGCACTGATTGCTGAGGAAACACATACCATTGTCCATATTGCAGATGATCCTCTTACTGCGGTTGTAAGGGGAACCGGTATAGTTTTAGAAGATCTAGACGTCCTTTCCGGCATTTTGTTGCCTGCGGAATTTAGATTGCGTTAG
- the mrdA gene encoding penicillin-binding protein 2, whose amino-acid sequence MDIFGNASNLKGDKNVRRVEIKDEPEFSLVEENEIGSLNLETTRPRLTILKIVTIGIFLIIASKLFLSQIVQGKSLMGLAEGNRIRPRVISATRGLVTDSSGNPLAKNVPTFDLAVYPSDLPKKQDDRDKVYAKLAEISGVDKDSIKKTSEGNGLLSLDEVVIKQNLGREEALIDEQKVAGLEGAFVAQRASRNYVNLPGLSHILGYTGKVSSDDLLDHPEYLNSDWTGKAGIEKTYDEYLKGKNGVEQIEVDSTGRINRVLVDSDNREPVSGDNVQLFLDSGLQQKSYEFLMQGIEQAKQNTGNTNIDSGVVIAMNPQNGAILSYVSVPYYDNNLFVNGISNSDYQNLLNDPAKPLLDRAVNGIYPPGSIIKIVMASAGLAEGSINVNTSFDTPPAITIGEWNFPDWKDHGVTNIIRAIAESNNIFFYAIGGGFDKIKGLGIDTMKFWWQKFGLGEETGIDLPSEASGLLPDEAWKQKTKGEDWYIGDTYHAAIGQGDLLVTPIQMARATATIANGGKLLHPQFVQKITDPSGNVVKEFSPRVENPQVAPLSVIKAVQEGMRMTITGGSATSVFGSNFPVAVAGKTGTAQFFGNQKTHAWFECYAPYDNPSIALIVLIEGGGGGNEVSAPVAKNILNYYFTR is encoded by the coding sequence ATGGACATATTTGGTAATGCCTCAAATCTCAAAGGGGATAAGAATGTTCGTAGGGTTGAGATCAAAGATGAGCCTGAATTTTCTTTGGTAGAAGAAAATGAAATCGGGTCGCTGAACTTAGAAACGACCAGGCCAAGATTGACAATTTTAAAAATAGTCACGATCGGAATTTTCTTAATAATCGCATCAAAGTTATTTTTATCTCAGATTGTCCAAGGCAAATCGCTCATGGGTTTAGCAGAGGGGAACAGAATCCGTCCTCGGGTTATTTCCGCGACAAGGGGTCTTGTAACTGATTCCAGCGGCAATCCACTTGCAAAAAACGTGCCTACTTTCGATTTGGCTGTGTACCCTTCTGACTTGCCGAAAAAACAGGATGATCGGGACAAGGTATATGCAAAACTTGCAGAAATTTCCGGAGTAGACAAGGATTCGATCAAAAAAACATCTGAGGGAAATGGTCTTTTGTCTTTGGATGAAGTGGTAATCAAACAAAATCTTGGGAGAGAGGAGGCGCTAATTGATGAACAAAAAGTGGCTGGTCTTGAAGGAGCCTTTGTTGCCCAGCGCGCTTCGCGAAATTATGTTAATTTGCCAGGTTTATCTCATATTTTAGGTTATACGGGAAAGGTATCTTCTGATGATCTTTTGGATCATCCGGAATATTTGAATTCAGACTGGACAGGCAAAGCAGGAATTGAAAAAACATATGATGAGTATTTGAAAGGTAAAAATGGTGTGGAACAAATCGAGGTTGATTCGACAGGCCGGATCAACCGCGTGCTGGTTGATAGTGATAACAGGGAACCGGTCTCTGGCGATAATGTACAGCTGTTTCTGGACTCTGGCCTTCAGCAGAAATCTTATGAATTTCTAATGCAAGGAATCGAGCAAGCCAAGCAAAATACCGGAAACACAAACATCGATTCCGGGGTAGTGATTGCAATGAATCCCCAAAATGGAGCAATCCTGTCGTATGTTTCGGTACCATATTACGATAATAATTTGTTTGTAAATGGCATATCTAATTCTGATTATCAAAATCTATTAAACGATCCGGCAAAACCACTTTTGGACCGCGCAGTAAATGGCATTTATCCCCCCGGTTCGATTATTAAAATTGTGATGGCATCGGCTGGCCTTGCGGAGGGCTCGATCAATGTAAATACATCTTTTGACACTCCACCAGCAATTACAATTGGAGAATGGAATTTTCCCGACTGGAAAGACCATGGGGTAACAAATATAATCCGCGCGATTGCAGAATCAAACAATATATTTTTCTATGCTATCGGAGGTGGTTTCGACAAAATTAAGGGCCTTGGGATTGATACAATGAAATTTTGGTGGCAGAAATTTGGCTTAGGTGAAGAAACGGGAATTGATTTGCCATCAGAAGCAAGCGGGCTTTTGCCGGATGAAGCCTGGAAGCAAAAAACTAAAGGAGAAGATTGGTATATTGGCGATACATATCATGCAGCAATCGGGCAGGGCGATTTATTGGTAACGCCGATTCAAATGGCCAGGGCCACAGCCACTATTGCGAATGGTGGAAAATTACTTCATCCGCAATTCGTACAAAAAATTACTGATCCGTCAGGTAATGTTGTTAAAGAATTTAGCCCACGTGTGGAAAATCCTCAAGTTGCACCCCTAAGTGTAATTAAAGCGGTTCAGGAAGGCATGCGAATGACTATCACCGGAGGATCGGCAACAAGCGTATTTGGTTCGAATTTTCCTGTTGCTGTTGCCGGAAAAACTGGAACAGCGCAATTTTTTGGAAACCAGAAGACTCATGCTTGGTTTGAGTGTTATGCCCCATATGATAATCCCTCGATTGCCCTGATAGTTTTGATAGAAGGTGGAGGAGGTGGAAATGAGGTATCCGCTCCGGTCGCAAAGAATATTCTAAATTATTATTTTACGAGATAA
- the mreC gene encoding rod shape-determining protein MreC codes for MRRNKNILVFVAALVILLAIVPFTRKKISVSFSYVFSPMIGAISHSSFATRGLFHGISEISDLKKINAELTNKLSQAEIDKNELNELKIENETLKKQLGFVEAHQNRELIPAKIIGRDPISALDYIVIDKGSDDGVGLGLAIITDGALVGKVSEVNAKSSKVMLITSKDSIVQAMLQDSREVGILTGGLAGLSLDNIPQDIATNKGEMVITSGLGGDLEQGLMIGSVYGATSGSADIFKTLSVQPIVDFSKLEIVFVYK; via the coding sequence ATGAGGAGGAATAAAAACATTTTAGTGTTTGTTGCGGCGCTGGTAATTCTTCTTGCCATTGTTCCATTTACACGAAAAAAGATCAGTGTTTCGTTTTCGTATGTATTTTCCCCGATGATTGGAGCAATTTCGCATTCTTCTTTTGCAACGCGAGGCTTGTTTCATGGAATAAGTGAAATTTCTGATCTCAAAAAGATTAATGCAGAATTAACCAACAAACTTTCTCAGGCAGAAATTGATAAAAACGAACTAAATGAACTTAAGATTGAGAACGAAACGTTAAAAAAACAACTTGGGTTTGTTGAAGCGCATCAAAATCGAGAGCTTATCCCGGCAAAAATTATCGGCAGGGATCCAATATCTGCGCTGGATTACATTGTTATCGATAAAGGCAGCGATGACGGTGTAGGTTTGGGCCTCGCGATAATTACTGATGGTGCCCTGGTTGGAAAAGTATCCGAAGTCAATGCTAAAAGTTCAAAAGTAATGTTAATAACCTCAAAGGATTCGATAGTGCAGGCAATGTTGCAAGATTCACGCGAGGTAGGGATCCTCACGGGCGGTTTGGCGGGACTTTCTCTTGACAACATTCCCCAAGATATTGCGACCAATAAGGGTGAGATGGTTATAACATCCGGTTTGGGTGGGGATTTAGAACAAGGGCTCATGATTGGCTCTGTTTATGGAGCTACCTCTGGCAGCGCAGACATTTTCAAGACATTGAGCGTACAACCGATTGTTGATTTTTCGAAATTAGAAATAGTGTTTGTATACAAATGA